In Agrococcus jenensis, the genomic window GCGGCCAGGATGCCGAGGTCGGCCAGCCGGTCGACCTGCGCGAGCGCATCCGTGCCGTCCGACGCCCACAGGTAGAGGCCGGCGTCGGAGGAGACCGAGAAGCCGCGCGCTTCGAGCGCGGGCAGGAGCAGCGCGCGGCGGGCGCGGTAGCGCTCGCGCTGAGCGTCGACGTGCGCGTCGTCGCCGAGCGCGACGGCGAGCGCGTGCTGCACCGGGCTCGGCGCCATGAGCCCGAGGTGCTTCCGCACCGCGAGCACGCGCTGCACGACCGCGGCGTCGCCGGCGACGAAGGCGGCGCGGTAGCCGGCGAGGTTCGACTGCTTGCTGAGCGAGTAGACGGCGAGCAGGCCGCCGATGTCGCCGTCGGTCACGCGCGGGTCGAGGATCGAGGGCGCCGCGTCGACCTCCCAGGGCAGCAGCGCGTAGCACTCGTCGCTCGCGACCACGATCCCCCGCTCGCGGGCGGCGGCCACGACGCGGCGGAGCGCGTCGACGCCCAGCACGTCGCCCGTCGGGTTCGACGGCGAGTTGAGCCACACGAGCCGCGTCTCGGCGGGCCAGTCGTCGGGGTCGTCGGCGCGCACGGGGGTCGCACCGGCCATCCGGGCGCCGATGTCGTAGGTCGGGTAGGCGACCGCGGGGTGCACGACCGCGTCGCCCGCGCCGAGGCCGAGCTGCTGCGGCAGGCCGGCGACGAGCTCCTTCGAGCCGACCGTCACGAGCACGTTGGCGTCGTCGAGGCCCGGCACGCCGCGCACGCGCGCGAACCACGCGACGATCGCGCGGCGCGCCTCGGGCGTGCCCCAGTTCGTCGGGTAGCCGTGGGCGTCGGTCGCCTCGCGCAGCGCCTCCTGCAGCAGCGCGGGCGTCGGATCGACGGGCGAGCCGACGCTGAGGTCGACGAGGCCGCCGGGATGCTCGGCGGCGCGCGCCTTCGCCCCGGCGAGCGTGTCCCAGGGGAACTCGGGCAGCTGGACCACGCGGCGCGGGCTACGGGGCCGGCTGCGCCTGCGGGGGCAGCGCCGCGACGATCGGGTGGTCGAACGGCAGCACGCCCACCTTCGCCGCGCCGCCGGGCGAGCCGATCTCGTCGAAGAAGTGCACGTTGGCCTCGTAGTACTCGGCCCACTCCTCCGGCGTGTCGTCCTCGTAGAAGATGGCCTCGACGGGGCACACCGGCTCGCACGCACCGCAGTCGACGCACTCGTCGGGGTGGATGTAGAGCATCCGGTCGCCCTCGTAGATGCAGTCCACCGGGCACTCGTCGACACAGGCGCGGTCCTTGACGTCCACGCACGGGAGCGCGATCACATACGTCACTTCCGGTCCCCTTCCGTCGCGGTCGTCGAAGCCATCCTAATCCGCCGCATCGCCTCCGCGTCCGGCCACGCCAGCGCGACGAAGGACGCGACGGCCGGGACGATCGTCCAGAGCCACCCCGGCAGGTTCGCCGGCACGATCGCCCGCTCGGTGCCGAAGGCGCCCCGGCCGAGCGGATCGATCGCGACGAGCGCGACGACGCCGAGCACGCCGAGCACGGCCGCGAACGTCAGCTGGCGCGAGCCGGAGGCCGCCCGCACGCCGACGATGAGGCCGAGCGCGGCGAGCAGCGAGAGCGCGATGCCCCACGGCACCTGCTGGTGCGAGAAGGTGCCGACCGTGCCGACGATCGCGCCGGCGAGCAGCGTGCCCACGCGCAGGCCCCAGCGGATGCGGCGGCGCGGACGCGTCTCGATGAGCGTGTAGTGCTCGACCTCGTCGAGCGCGCGGCGCTGGCCGCCGACGTGCAGCACGTCATCGCCCTCCACCGTCAGCTGCGAGCGGTGCTCGCCGAGCGCGGCCACGACGCGGTCGCGCACCGGCGCGAGCGGGAAGGCGACGTCGCCGGCCCGCTTCGAGCGCACGTAGAGCGGCAGGTCGTAGCGGCGCGCGGCGATCACGGCTGCGTGGTGCGCGGCGACGTGGTCGGGATGCCCGTAGCCGCCGTCGACGTCGTAGGTGACGATCGACGTCGGGTCGACCTCCTCGATGACGACGCCGAGCGCATCCGCGAGGTCGTCGGGGTCGGCCTTGCTCATCGAGGTGGGCGGCGCATCGGGGGCGGCGCCGGCGATCCCCGACGCGTGCCAGGCCATGCCGGAGTCGTCCCAGCCGTGGATGCGGCGGCCGCGCGCGCCGAGCGCCCGCAGCGCGCCCTCGAGCTCGGCGCGGCGCACTTCGCCGACGCCGACGTGCTCGACGTCGACGAGCCGCTCCTCGCGCACCTCGCCGCGCTCGCCGAGCGTGAAGGTGACGACGACCGGGTCGCCGCCGCCGGCGGCGACGGTCGCGATCGCGGCGCCGGTCGAGAGCGTCTCGTCATCGGGGTGCGCGTGCACGAAGAGCACGCGCTCGAGGCGGGGGTCCATTCCGTCCATCCAACCACTCGCGCCGGTGCGCCCGGGACGCAGCAGCGCCCCGCGGGACCGAGCGATCGGTCCGCGGGGCGCTGGCGGTCGGTCGGTCAGCCCTGCTTCTTGAGGCGGCTCGCCTCGCGCGCCCGGGTGTTGGCGTCGAGGTTGACCTTGCGGATGCGCACCGCGTGCGGCGTGACCTCGACGCACTCGTCGTCGCGCGCCCACTCGAGGCACTCCTCGAGCGAGAGCAGCTTCGGGGGCGTCAGGCGCTCGAGCTCCTCACCGGTCGACGACCGGATGTTGTTGAGCTTCTTCTCCTTGGTGATGTTGACGTCCATGTCATCGGCGCGGGCGTTCTCGCCCACGACCATGCCCTCGTAGACGTCGTCGCCCGGCTTGATGAAGAACACGCCGCGCTCCTGGAGCGTCATGATCGCGTTCGGCGTCGAGACGCCCATGCGGTCGGCGACGAGCGCACCGTTGTTGCGGGTCACGATCGAGCCCGCCCACGGCTGCCAGCCGTGCGCGATCGCGTTCGCGATGCCCGTGCCGCGCGTGATGGTCAGGAACTCGGTGCGGAAGCCGATGAGCCCGCGGCTCGGCACCACGAACTCCATGCGCACCCAGCCGGTGCCGTGGTTCTGCATCCCGTCCATGATGCCCTTGCGGGCGGCGAGCAGCTGCGTGACGGCGCCGAGGTGCTCCTCGGGGACGTCGATCGTCAGGTGCTCGAAGGGCTCGTGCAGCTTGCCGTCCACCTGGCGCGTGACCACCTGCGGCTTGCCGACGGTGAGCTCGAAGCCCTCGCGGCGCATCTGCTCGACGAGGATCGCGAGCGCGAGCTCGCCGCGGCCCTGCACCTCCCACGCATCAGGTCGGCCGATGTCGACGACGCGGAGCGACACGTTGCCGATCAGCTCGCGGTCGAGGCGGTCCTTCACCATGCGGGCCGTGAGCTTCGAGCCCTTGACCTTGCCGGCGAGCGGCGACGTGTTCGTGCCGATCGTCATCGAGATGGCCGGCTCGTCGACCGTGATGGTCGGAAGCGGGCGCACGTCGTCGGGGTCGGCGAGCGTCTCGCCGATCGTGATCTCGGCGATGCCGGCGACGGCGACGATGTCGCCGGGGCCCGCGCTCTCGGCCGGCACGCGCTCGAGCGCCTTCGTCTCGAGCAGCTCGGTGATGCGCACGTTCTGCACCTCGCCGTCGTGGCGCACCCACGCGACCGTCTGGCCCTTGCGGATCGTGCCCGCCTTGACGCGCAGCAGCGCGATGCGGCCGAGGAACGGCGACGCGTCGAGGTTCGTGACGTGCGCCTGCAGCGGCGCCTCGTCGTCGTACGTCGGTGCGGGGATGTGCTGGAGGATCGCCTCGAACAGCGGCTCGAGGTCCTCGCTGTCCGGGAGCTGGCCGTCGGCCGGCTTGACGGTCGACGCGCGGCCGGCCTTGCCGGATGCGTAGACGACGGGCACGTCGAGCACGGCGTCGAGGTCGAGGTCGGGCACGTCGTCCGCGAGGTCCGAGGCGAGGCCGAGGAGCAGGTCCTGGCTCTCGGTCACGACGTCGTCGATGCGCGCGTCGGGGCGGTCGGTCTTGTTGACGAGCAGGATGACCGGGAGCTTCGCCTCGAGCGCCTTGC contains:
- the dapC gene encoding succinyldiaminopimelate transaminase, which codes for MVQLPEFPWDTLAGAKARAAEHPGGLVDLSVGSPVDPTPALLQEALREATDAHGYPTNWGTPEARRAIVAWFARVRGVPGLDDANVLVTVGSKELVAGLPQQLGLGAGDAVVHPAVAYPTYDIGARMAGATPVRADDPDDWPAETRLVWLNSPSNPTGDVLGVDALRRVVAAARERGIVVASDECYALLPWEVDAAPSILDPRVTDGDIGGLLAVYSLSKQSNLAGYRAAFVAGDAAVVQRVLAVRKHLGLMAPSPVQHALAVALGDDAHVDAQRERYRARRALLLPALEARGFSVSSDAGLYLWASDGTDALAQVDRLADLGILAAPGTFYGDPTHVRVAITASDDDIAAAAARLLG
- the fdxA gene encoding ferredoxin translates to MTYVIALPCVDVKDRACVDECPVDCIYEGDRMLYIHPDECVDCGACEPVCPVEAIFYEDDTPEEWAEYYEANVHFFDEIGSPGGAAKVGVLPFDHPIVAALPPQAQPAP
- a CDS encoding PIG-L family deacetylase; the protein is MDPRLERVLFVHAHPDDETLSTGAAIATVAAGGGDPVVVTFTLGERGEVREERLVDVEHVGVGEVRRAELEGALRALGARGRRIHGWDDSGMAWHASGIAGAAPDAPPTSMSKADPDDLADALGVVIEEVDPTSIVTYDVDGGYGHPDHVAAHHAAVIAARRYDLPLYVRSKRAGDVAFPLAPVRDRVVAALGEHRSQLTVEGDDVLHVGGQRRALDEVEHYTLIETRPRRRIRWGLRVGTLLAGAIVGTVGTFSHQQVPWGIALSLLAALGLIVGVRAASGSRQLTFAAVLGVLGVVALVAIDPLGRGAFGTERAIVPANLPGWLWTIVPAVASFVALAWPDAEAMRRIRMASTTATEGDRK
- the typA gene encoding translational GTPase TypA, whose protein sequence is MPIAARSDLRNVAIVAHVDHGKTTLVDAMLQQTGSFGTHDTHDERAMDSNELEREKGITILAKNTAIRYVGAHATDGPVIINVIDTPGHADFGGEVERGLSMVDGVVLLVDASEGPLPQTRFVLRKALEAKLPVILLVNKTDRPDARIDDVVTESQDLLLGLASDLADDVPDLDLDAVLDVPVVYASGKAGRASTVKPADGQLPDSEDLEPLFEAILQHIPAPTYDDEAPLQAHVTNLDASPFLGRIALLRVKAGTIRKGQTVAWVRHDGEVQNVRITELLETKALERVPAESAGPGDIVAVAGIAEITIGETLADPDDVRPLPTITVDEPAISMTIGTNTSPLAGKVKGSKLTARMVKDRLDRELIGNVSLRVVDIGRPDAWEVQGRGELALAILVEQMRREGFELTVGKPQVVTRQVDGKLHEPFEHLTIDVPEEHLGAVTQLLAARKGIMDGMQNHGTGWVRMEFVVPSRGLIGFRTEFLTITRGTGIANAIAHGWQPWAGSIVTRNNGALVADRMGVSTPNAIMTLQERGVFFIKPGDDVYEGMVVGENARADDMDVNITKEKKLNNIRSSTGEELERLTPPKLLSLEECLEWARDDECVEVTPHAVRIRKVNLDANTRAREASRLKKQG